The proteins below come from a single Drosophila kikkawai strain 14028-0561.14 chromosome 3R, DkikHiC1v2, whole genome shotgun sequence genomic window:
- the ATP8B gene encoding phospholipid-transporting ATPase ID isoform X10, translating to MGTKTQPQLAKENERRIRANDKEFNAQFKYHNNYIKTSKYSLFTFLPFNLLEQFQRLANFYFLCLLVLQLIPAISSLTPVTTAIPLIGVLTLTAVKDAYDDIQRHLSDSQVNNRKSKTLRNGKLVDAKWSEVQVGDVIRLDNNQFVAADILLLSTSEPNGLCFIETAELDGETNLKAKQCLTETIELGDRHDLLWNFNGEILCERPNNLLNKFDGTLIWRSQRFALDNEKILLRGCVLRNTQWCYGVVVFAGVDTKLMQNSGKTQFKSTGVDRLLNFIIIGIVLFLVSICAFFAIGCAIWEGLIGQHFQRYLPWEHIIPKDYIPTGATVIGLLVFFSYAIVLNTVVPISLYVSVEVIRFVQSFLINWDEEMYYATTNTYAKARTTTLNEELGQIQYIFSDKTGTLTQNIMTFNKCSINGRTYGDVIDLRTGELIEITEAIQSVDFSANPHHESDFRWYDRTLLDAVRSDEEHSHVFFRLLALCHTVMAETVDGRLEYQAQSPDEAALVSAARNFGFVFRTRTPNSITIEVMGRMEDYELLNILDFNNVRKRMSVILRRGDSVVLYCKGADNVIYDRLHGGQEDLKARTQDHLNKFAGEGLRTLVLAERRLTEQYYNDWRSRHQEAALSMDSREQKLNAMYEEIESDMQLVGVTAIEDKLQDGVPKSIANLQNAGIKIWVLTGDKQETAINIGYSCQLLTDELADVFIVDGNSVEEVEKQLRQFKESIKIYNRFRPGGIEGFDRMNSDMSMDPLSVTMTQTSAFMQESNLPPTPPPPPAISVVTFRWDDKIKDNKGGPDSAECNNLFGDEKKSEDGGAASIVVDENTGFALVVNGHSLVHCLSPELETKFLDIASQCKAVICCRVTPLQKALVVELIKRAKNAVTLAIGDGANDVSMIKAAHIGVGISGQEGLQAVLSSDYAIAQFRYLERLLLVHGRWSYYRMCKFLRYFFYKNFAFTLCHCWYSLFCGFSAQTVFDPMFISVYNLFYTSLPVLALGVFEQDVSDKNSVEFPRLYTPGLKSELFNIREFIYSVLHGAFTSLILFLIPYGVYRDGVSHDGYVLSDHMTLGAVVATILIVDNTAQISLYTSYWTVVNHVTIWGSLIWYFVLDYFYNYVIGGPYVGSLTQAMKDLSFWATMLITVMVLVAPVLAYKFYLLDVHPSLSDKIRQKSLKKIHSRASSSVRRTASSRRGRRSVRSGYAFAHQEGFGRLITSGKIMHKLPQDFAFPLGLGTKKTQALHNNLNSADGPASKTNNVSGQHMANNNNTNLRHNQNQNHSSMADITGDGGSAGDGGRGSVGTDDLSPRAPCQDLDTINL from the exons ATGGGCACAAAAACACAACCACAATTGGCCAAAG AAAACGAACGCAGAATCCGCGCCAATGACAAAGAATTTAATGCGCAGTTCAAATATCAC AATAATTACATCAAGACCTCAAAGTATTCGCTATTCACATTTTTACCCTTCAATCTTCTGGAGCAGTTCCAACGACTGGCCAACTTTTATTTCCTGTGCCTTTTGGTCCTGCAGTTAATACCCGCTATCTCCTCCCTTACGCCCGTGACCACAGCCATTCCCCTGATAGGTGTGCTCACGCTTACTGCGGTCAAGGATGCCTACGATGATATT CAACGCCATCTGTCCGACTCGCAGGTTAACAATCGCAAGTCAAAGACGCTGCGCAATGGAAAGCTGGTGGACGCCAAGTGGTCGGAGGTTCAGGTGGGCGACGTCATCCGTCTGGACAACAATCAGTTCGTGGCCGCCGACATCCTGCTGTTGTCCACCTCGGAGCCCAATGGCCTGTGTTTCATTGAGACGGCAGAACTGGATGGCGAGACGAATCTCAAGGCGAAGCAGTGCCTAACGGAGACCATCGAGCTGGGCGACCGTCACGATCTCCTCTGGAACTTTAACGGCGAGATCCTCTGCGAGAGACCCAACAATCTGCTGAACAAGTTCGACGGCACCTTGATATGGCGGAGTCAGAGGTTCGCTCTGGACAACGAGAAAATCCTGCTGAGGGGCTGTGTCCTAAGGAACACACAGTGGTGCTATGGCGTGGTCGTCTTTGCCGGAGTAGACACCAAGTTGATGCAGAATTCCGGAAAGACCCAGTTCAAGAGCACTGGCGTAGATCGTCTGCTCAACTTTATAATCATTGGG ATTGTCCTGTTCCTAGTGTCCATATGTGCTTTCTTCGCTATTGGATGTGCCATCTGGGAGGGCCTGATTGGCCAGCACTTTCAGCGGTATCTACCATGGGAGCACATCATACCCAAGGATTATATACCTACGGGGGCGACGGTCATCGGATTGCTGGTTTTCTTCTCGTATGCCATAGTCTTAAACACAGTTGTGCCAATCTCTCTCTACGTTTCAGTAGAG GTCATACGCTTCGTACAGTCATTCCTCATCAACTGGGATGAGGAGATGTACTATGCCACCACCAATACCTATGCCAAAGCCCGCACCACCACGCTCAACGAGGAGCTGGGCCAAATCCAGTACATCTTCTCGGACAAGACGGGCACCCTCACCCAAAACATCATGACGTTTAACAAGTGCAGCATCAACGGTCGCACCTACGGCGATGTGATTGACCTCCGGACCGGCGAGCTCATCGAGATAACCGAG GCCATTCAAAGCGTCGATTTTTCGGCCAATCCGCACCATGAGAGCGACTTCCGATGGTATGATCGCACGCTGCTGGACGCAGTCCGTTCCGACGAGGAGCACTCCCACGTGTTTTTCCGCCTGCTTGCCCTGTGCCACACGGTCATGGCCGAGACGGTGGACGGTCGGCTGGAGTACCAGGCCCAGAGCCCAGACGAGGCTGCCCTCGTCTCGGCGGCCCGAAACTTTGGCTTTGTCTTTCGCACACGAACACCGAATAGTATTACCATCGAGGTGATGGGTCGGATGGAG GATTACGAACTCCTGAACATCCTTGACTTCAACAACGTCCGCAAGCGGATGTCTGTGATCCTCCGGCGCGGTGACTCCGTGGTGCTCTACTGCAAAGGAGCAGATAATGTGATATATGATCGCCTGCATGGCGGACAGGAAGACCTGAAGGCTCGTACCCAGGATCACCTCAAT AAATTTGCTGGCGAGGGCCTGCGCACTTTAGTCCTGGCCGAACGTCGCCTGACCGAGCAATACTACAACGACTGGCGGAGTCGGCATCAGGAGGCCGCTCTCTCCATGGACTCGCGGGAGCAGAAACTGAACGCCATGTATGAGGAGATCGAGAGCGATATGCAACTGGTGGGCGTAACTGCCATCGAGGACAAGCTTCAGGATGGCGTGCCCAAGTCCATAGCGAATCTACAGAATGCAGGCATTAAGATTTGGGTCCTGACTGGTGACAAGCAGG AAACGGCCATAAACATTGGCTATTCCTGCCAACTGCTCACTGATGAGCTGGCAGATGTCTTCATAGTGGATGGCAACTCCGTGGAGGAGGTGGAAAAGCAGCTGAGACAGTTCAAGGAGtccataaaaatatacaatcgATTTCGACCAGGCG GAATCGAGGGCTTTGACCGTATGAATAGCGACATGAGCATGGATCCGCTGAGCGTGACCATGACGCAAACTTCGGCCTTCATGCAGGAGTCGAACCTGCCGCCCACGCCGCCTCCACCGCCTGCCATTTCGGTGGTTACGTTTAGGTGGGATGACAAAATTAAGGATAATAAGGGCGGACCGGACAG TGCTGAATGCAATAATTTGTTTGGCGATGAGAAGAAAAGCGAGGACGGAGGAGCCGCCTCTATTGTAGTGGACGAGAACACCGGCTTTGCCCTGGTGGTCAACGGTCACTCTTTGGTGCACTGCCTGTCCCCAGAGTTGGAGACCAA GTTTCTGGACATCGCCTCCCAGTGCAAGGCGGTGATATGCTGCCGGGTAACGCCACTGCAAAAGGCGCTGGTCGTCGAGCTAATTAAGCGTGCCAAAAACGCCGTCACTCTGGCCATTGGCGATGGCGCCAATGATGTTTCTATGATTAAGG CTGCCCATATTGGTGTTGGCATTTCCGGCCAGGAGGGCCTGCAGGCTGTCCTGTCCAGTGACTATGCCATTGCCCAGTTCCGCTACCTCGAGCGATTGCTGCTGGTCCATGGTCGCTGGTCCTACTATAGAATGTGCAAGTTTCTACGCTACTTTTTCTACAAGAACTTTGCATTTACCCTGTGCCATTGCTGGTATTCGCTCTTCTGCGGCTTTAGTGCTCAG ACGGTGTTCGATCCCATGTTCATATCGGTGTACAATCTGTTTTACACATCACTGCCGGTCCTGGCGCTGGGCGTCTTCGAGCAGGATGTGTCGGACAAGAATAGCGTGGAGTTCCCACGCCTCTATACGCCGGGGCTGAAGAGTGAGCTGTTCAATATACGGGAGTTCATCTACAGCGTACTGCACGGCGCCTTTACCTCGCTCATCCTGTTCCTTATACCCTACGGGGTCTACAGGGACGGCGTCTCGCATGATGGCTATGTACTGAGTGATCACATGACCCTGGGGGCCGTGGTGGCCACCATCCTCATAGTGGACAACACAGCACAG ATATCTCTTTACACCTCATACTGGACCGTTGTCAACCATGTGACCATTTGGGGCAGTTTGATTTGGTATTTCGTGCTGGACTATTTCTACAACTACGTCATTGGAGGACCCTATGTAGGGTCCTTAACTCAGGCCATGAAGGATCTGAGTTTCTGGGCTACCATGCTGATCACAGTGATGGTTTTAGTAGCCCCTGTCTTGGCCTACAAGTTCTATTTGCTGGATGTGCATCCTAGTCTATCGGACAAG ATTCGTCAAAAATCATTGAAGAAAATTCATTCAAGGGCTTCTAGCAGTGTCCGGCGTACGGCTTCATCTCGTCGCGGACGTCGCTCTGTGCGTTCGGGCTACGCTTTTGCCCATCAG gaGGGCTTTGGCAGGCTGATCACCTCGGGCAAGATCATGCACAAGCTGCCGCAGGACTTTGCTTTCCCATTGGGCCTGGGCACAAAGAAGACGCAGGCGCTACACAACAACCTGAACTCGGCCGATGGCCCAGCCTCGAAGACCAACAACGTATCCGGCCAGCACATggctaacaacaacaacacgaaTCTGCGACACAATCAGAACCAGAACCACTCGTCCATGGCGGACATCACTGGTGATGGGGGCAGTGCCGGAGATGGTGGAAGGGGCAGTGTTGGCACGGATGACCTGAGTCCTCGGGCTCCCTGCCAGGACCTGGACACGATCAATCTCTAA
- the ATP8B gene encoding phospholipid-transporting ATPase ID isoform X7 gives MIGGRRCSEAARRLRQRPDTLELAVLDGQSPVETERQEDDDRIPSGGPIIKDEAETVSPVAPAAGTASRRTRWFQFARSSKNRRKRLHCEEEEEEQDLEEQGRRTSDKESHRRACLAQPEGMNIGSSTQTIATPLMMGDSFYSLAQGAPNPSVSRSDDQEHYKQRDSSVASETKSTRSLRRLSQIRRRRSSYYFSENERRIRANDKEFNAQFKYHNNYIKTSKYSLFTFLPFNLLEQFQRLANFYFLCLLVLQLIPAISSLTPVTTAIPLIGVLTLTAVKDAYDDIQRHLSDSQVNNRKSKTLRNGKLVDAKWSEVQVGDVIRLDNNQFVAADILLLSTSEPNGLCFIETAELDGETNLKAKQCLTETIELGDRHDLLWNFNGEILCERPNNLLNKFDGTLIWRSQRFALDNEKILLRGCVLRNTQWCYGVVVFAGVDTKLMQNSGKTQFKSTGVDRLLNFIIIGIVLFLVSICAFFAIGCAIWEGLIGQHFQRYLPWEHIIPKDYIPTGATVIGLLVFFSYAIVLNTVVPISLYVSVEVIRFVQSFLINWDEEMYYATTNTYAKARTTTLNEELGQIQYIFSDKTGTLTQNIMTFNKCSINGRTYGDVIDLRTGELIEITEAIQSVDFSANPHHESDFRWYDRTLLDAVRSDEEHSHVFFRLLALCHTVMAETVDGRLEYQAQSPDEAALVSAARNFGFVFRTRTPNSITIEVMGRMEDYELLNILDFNNVRKRMSVILRRGDSVVLYCKGADNVIYDRLHGGQEDLKARTQDHLNKFAGEGLRTLVLAERRLTEQYYNDWRSRHQEAALSMDSREQKLNAMYEEIESDMQLVGVTAIEDKLQDGVPKSIANLQNAGIKIWVLTGDKQETAINIGYSCQLLTDELADVFIVDGNSVEEVEKQLRQFKESIKIYNRFRPGGIEGFDRMNSDMSMDPLSVTMTQTSAFMQESNLPPTPPPPPAISVVTFRWDDKIKDNKGGPDSAECNNLFGDEKKSEDGGAASIVVDENTGFALVVNGHSLVHCLSPELETKFLDIASQCKAVICCRVTPLQKALVVELIKRAKNAVTLAIGDGANDVSMIKAAHIGVGISGQEGLQAVLSSDYAIAQFRYLERLLLVHGRWSYYRMCKFLRYFFYKNFAFTLCHCWYSLFCGFSAQTVFDPMFISVYNLFYTSLPVLALGVFEQDVSDKNSVEFPRLYTPGLKSELFNIREFIYSVLHGAFTSLILFLIPYGVYRDGVSHDGYVLSDHMTLGAVVATILIVDNTAQISLYTSYWTVVNHVTIWGSLIWYFVLDYFYNYVIGGPYVGSLTQAMKDLSFWATMLITVMVLVAPVLAYKFYLLDVHPSLSDKIRQKSLKKIHSRASSSVRRTASSRRGRRSVRSGYAFAHQEGFGRLITSGKIMHKLPQDFAFPLGLGTKKTQALHNNLNSADGPASKTNNVSGQHMANNNNTNLRHNQNQNHSSMADITGDGGSAGDGGRGSVGTDDLSPRAPCQDLDTINL, from the exons ATGATTGGGGGCAGGAGATGCAGCGAGGCCGCCCGTCGGCTACGCCAGCGTCCCGACACCCTGGAACTGGCCGTGCTGGATGGCCAGTCTCCCGTGGAGACAGAGCGACAGGAGGATGATGATCGAATCCCATCAGGGGGACCGATTATAAAAGATGAGGCCGAAACAGTGTCTCCAGTAGCTCCAGCCGCCGGGACGGCCAGCAGAAGGACCCGGTGGTTCCAGTTTGCCAGGTCCTCGAAGAATCGAAGGAAACGTCTGCACTGtgaggaagaggaggaagaGCAGGACCTGGAAGAGCAAGGGCGAAGGACCTCCGACAAAGAAAGCCATCGGAGGGCATGCCTCGCTCAACCGGAAGGCATGAACATTGGCAGCTCCACGCAGACCATCGCCACGCCCCTGATGATGGGCGACAGCTTCTATAGCCTGGCCCAGGGAGCACCTAATCCATCAGTTAGTAGATCCGATGACCAGGAGCATTACAAGCAAAGGGATTCCTCGGTGGCCTCGGAAACGAAGTCGACACGCAGTCTGCGTCGGCTTTCCCAGATTAGAAGACGCCGCAGCTCGTACTACTTTTCGG AAAACGAACGCAGAATCCGCGCCAATGACAAAGAATTTAATGCGCAGTTCAAATATCAC AATAATTACATCAAGACCTCAAAGTATTCGCTATTCACATTTTTACCCTTCAATCTTCTGGAGCAGTTCCAACGACTGGCCAACTTTTATTTCCTGTGCCTTTTGGTCCTGCAGTTAATACCCGCTATCTCCTCCCTTACGCCCGTGACCACAGCCATTCCCCTGATAGGTGTGCTCACGCTTACTGCGGTCAAGGATGCCTACGATGATATT CAACGCCATCTGTCCGACTCGCAGGTTAACAATCGCAAGTCAAAGACGCTGCGCAATGGAAAGCTGGTGGACGCCAAGTGGTCGGAGGTTCAGGTGGGCGACGTCATCCGTCTGGACAACAATCAGTTCGTGGCCGCCGACATCCTGCTGTTGTCCACCTCGGAGCCCAATGGCCTGTGTTTCATTGAGACGGCAGAACTGGATGGCGAGACGAATCTCAAGGCGAAGCAGTGCCTAACGGAGACCATCGAGCTGGGCGACCGTCACGATCTCCTCTGGAACTTTAACGGCGAGATCCTCTGCGAGAGACCCAACAATCTGCTGAACAAGTTCGACGGCACCTTGATATGGCGGAGTCAGAGGTTCGCTCTGGACAACGAGAAAATCCTGCTGAGGGGCTGTGTCCTAAGGAACACACAGTGGTGCTATGGCGTGGTCGTCTTTGCCGGAGTAGACACCAAGTTGATGCAGAATTCCGGAAAGACCCAGTTCAAGAGCACTGGCGTAGATCGTCTGCTCAACTTTATAATCATTGGG ATTGTCCTGTTCCTAGTGTCCATATGTGCTTTCTTCGCTATTGGATGTGCCATCTGGGAGGGCCTGATTGGCCAGCACTTTCAGCGGTATCTACCATGGGAGCACATCATACCCAAGGATTATATACCTACGGGGGCGACGGTCATCGGATTGCTGGTTTTCTTCTCGTATGCCATAGTCTTAAACACAGTTGTGCCAATCTCTCTCTACGTTTCAGTAGAG GTCATACGCTTCGTACAGTCATTCCTCATCAACTGGGATGAGGAGATGTACTATGCCACCACCAATACCTATGCCAAAGCCCGCACCACCACGCTCAACGAGGAGCTGGGCCAAATCCAGTACATCTTCTCGGACAAGACGGGCACCCTCACCCAAAACATCATGACGTTTAACAAGTGCAGCATCAACGGTCGCACCTACGGCGATGTGATTGACCTCCGGACCGGCGAGCTCATCGAGATAACCGAG GCCATTCAAAGCGTCGATTTTTCGGCCAATCCGCACCATGAGAGCGACTTCCGATGGTATGATCGCACGCTGCTGGACGCAGTCCGTTCCGACGAGGAGCACTCCCACGTGTTTTTCCGCCTGCTTGCCCTGTGCCACACGGTCATGGCCGAGACGGTGGACGGTCGGCTGGAGTACCAGGCCCAGAGCCCAGACGAGGCTGCCCTCGTCTCGGCGGCCCGAAACTTTGGCTTTGTCTTTCGCACACGAACACCGAATAGTATTACCATCGAGGTGATGGGTCGGATGGAG GATTACGAACTCCTGAACATCCTTGACTTCAACAACGTCCGCAAGCGGATGTCTGTGATCCTCCGGCGCGGTGACTCCGTGGTGCTCTACTGCAAAGGAGCAGATAATGTGATATATGATCGCCTGCATGGCGGACAGGAAGACCTGAAGGCTCGTACCCAGGATCACCTCAAT AAATTTGCTGGCGAGGGCCTGCGCACTTTAGTCCTGGCCGAACGTCGCCTGACCGAGCAATACTACAACGACTGGCGGAGTCGGCATCAGGAGGCCGCTCTCTCCATGGACTCGCGGGAGCAGAAACTGAACGCCATGTATGAGGAGATCGAGAGCGATATGCAACTGGTGGGCGTAACTGCCATCGAGGACAAGCTTCAGGATGGCGTGCCCAAGTCCATAGCGAATCTACAGAATGCAGGCATTAAGATTTGGGTCCTGACTGGTGACAAGCAGG AAACGGCCATAAACATTGGCTATTCCTGCCAACTGCTCACTGATGAGCTGGCAGATGTCTTCATAGTGGATGGCAACTCCGTGGAGGAGGTGGAAAAGCAGCTGAGACAGTTCAAGGAGtccataaaaatatacaatcgATTTCGACCAGGCG GAATCGAGGGCTTTGACCGTATGAATAGCGACATGAGCATGGATCCGCTGAGCGTGACCATGACGCAAACTTCGGCCTTCATGCAGGAGTCGAACCTGCCGCCCACGCCGCCTCCACCGCCTGCCATTTCGGTGGTTACGTTTAGGTGGGATGACAAAATTAAGGATAATAAGGGCGGACCGGACAG TGCTGAATGCAATAATTTGTTTGGCGATGAGAAGAAAAGCGAGGACGGAGGAGCCGCCTCTATTGTAGTGGACGAGAACACCGGCTTTGCCCTGGTGGTCAACGGTCACTCTTTGGTGCACTGCCTGTCCCCAGAGTTGGAGACCAA GTTTCTGGACATCGCCTCCCAGTGCAAGGCGGTGATATGCTGCCGGGTAACGCCACTGCAAAAGGCGCTGGTCGTCGAGCTAATTAAGCGTGCCAAAAACGCCGTCACTCTGGCCATTGGCGATGGCGCCAATGATGTTTCTATGATTAAGG CTGCCCATATTGGTGTTGGCATTTCCGGCCAGGAGGGCCTGCAGGCTGTCCTGTCCAGTGACTATGCCATTGCCCAGTTCCGCTACCTCGAGCGATTGCTGCTGGTCCATGGTCGCTGGTCCTACTATAGAATGTGCAAGTTTCTACGCTACTTTTTCTACAAGAACTTTGCATTTACCCTGTGCCATTGCTGGTATTCGCTCTTCTGCGGCTTTAGTGCTCAG ACGGTGTTCGATCCCATGTTCATATCGGTGTACAATCTGTTTTACACATCACTGCCGGTCCTGGCGCTGGGCGTCTTCGAGCAGGATGTGTCGGACAAGAATAGCGTGGAGTTCCCACGCCTCTATACGCCGGGGCTGAAGAGTGAGCTGTTCAATATACGGGAGTTCATCTACAGCGTACTGCACGGCGCCTTTACCTCGCTCATCCTGTTCCTTATACCCTACGGGGTCTACAGGGACGGCGTCTCGCATGATGGCTATGTACTGAGTGATCACATGACCCTGGGGGCCGTGGTGGCCACCATCCTCATAGTGGACAACACAGCACAG ATATCTCTTTACACCTCATACTGGACCGTTGTCAACCATGTGACCATTTGGGGCAGTTTGATTTGGTATTTCGTGCTGGACTATTTCTACAACTACGTCATTGGAGGACCCTATGTAGGGTCCTTAACTCAGGCCATGAAGGATCTGAGTTTCTGGGCTACCATGCTGATCACAGTGATGGTTTTAGTAGCCCCTGTCTTGGCCTACAAGTTCTATTTGCTGGATGTGCATCCTAGTCTATCGGACAAG ATTCGTCAAAAATCATTGAAGAAAATTCATTCAAGGGCTTCTAGCAGTGTCCGGCGTACGGCTTCATCTCGTCGCGGACGTCGCTCTGTGCGTTCGGGCTACGCTTTTGCCCATCAG gaGGGCTTTGGCAGGCTGATCACCTCGGGCAAGATCATGCACAAGCTGCCGCAGGACTTTGCTTTCCCATTGGGCCTGGGCACAAAGAAGACGCAGGCGCTACACAACAACCTGAACTCGGCCGATGGCCCAGCCTCGAAGACCAACAACGTATCCGGCCAGCACATggctaacaacaacaacacgaaTCTGCGACACAATCAGAACCAGAACCACTCGTCCATGGCGGACATCACTGGTGATGGGGGCAGTGCCGGAGATGGTGGAAGGGGCAGTGTTGGCACGGATGACCTGAGTCCTCGGGCTCCCTGCCAGGACCTGGACACGATCAATCTCTAA